Proteins encoded within one genomic window of Salipaludibacillus agaradhaerens:
- a CDS encoding glycosyltransferase produces MKKILLASFDMEVGGVERSLIHLLNHFNLEDGALEVFLYRHAGDFLEMLPDHIALLPEVKEYTSFRKSIKTVMQEKQFMLAISRLKAKIVAEIIGKKNHYSEPGYVQMQRMWQYALNHLPSVEKTYDVAISYLWPHYFVAEKVTAKKKIAWIHTDFSTVETDEVADETMWNKFDHIMAVSEACKEAFLTKYPRLAQKVMVLENLQSPTFIRQQALMEEPELMMADQRFKLVTVARLSHAKGIDMAVDALAQLKDKGHTDIVWYIVGYGGDESMLRDKISQHDLHEHVILLGKKTNPYPYMQAADVYVQPSRYEGKAVTVVEAQILGKPVLITAYPTSASQVSHGKDGWICELSAEGIAEGILTLKADSILREALSAACLQSDYSNVQELEKLYKVL; encoded by the coding sequence TTGAAAAAAATATTGCTCGCCTCCTTTGATATGGAAGTAGGCGGTGTGGAAAGAAGTTTAATTCATTTATTAAATCATTTTAACTTAGAGGATGGCGCATTAGAGGTTTTTCTGTACCGCCATGCAGGTGATTTCTTGGAGATGCTACCTGATCATATTGCATTACTACCAGAAGTTAAAGAATATACGAGTTTTAGAAAATCAATTAAAACAGTTATGCAAGAAAAGCAATTCATGTTAGCCATTTCAAGATTAAAAGCGAAAATAGTGGCAGAAATTATTGGCAAAAAAAATCATTACTCTGAGCCTGGATATGTTCAAATGCAACGGATGTGGCAATATGCACTTAACCATTTGCCATCAGTGGAAAAGACTTACGATGTGGCGATTAGTTATCTTTGGCCGCACTACTTTGTAGCAGAGAAAGTGACGGCTAAGAAAAAGATTGCGTGGATTCATACGGACTTTTCTACGGTCGAAACAGACGAAGTAGCTGACGAAACTATGTGGAATAAGTTCGATCATATTATGGCGGTGTCTGAAGCTTGTAAAGAGGCCTTTTTAACAAAATACCCTCGTTTAGCTCAGAAAGTCATGGTTTTGGAAAACTTGCAATCTCCAACATTCATAAGACAACAGGCACTGATGGAAGAGCCCGAGCTTATGATGGCAGATCAACGTTTTAAACTAGTGACTGTCGCCCGTCTTTCTCATGCTAAAGGTATTGATATGGCGGTTGATGCCTTGGCACAGCTAAAAGATAAAGGTCATACAGATATCGTTTGGTATATTGTCGGATACGGAGGAGACGAAAGCATGTTGCGAGATAAAATATCACAACATGATTTACACGAACACGTCATACTGTTAGGCAAAAAAACAAACCCTTATCCGTATATGCAGGCGGCGGATGTGTATGTTCAACCTTCGCGTTATGAAGGTAAAGCTGTCACTGTTGTTGAAGCGCAAATATTAGGAAAGCCTGTTCTGATTACGGCATATCCAACATCGGCGAGCCAAGTATCACACGGTAAAGATGGGTGGATTTGTGAACTGTCAGCTGAAGGTATTGCTGAGGGCATTCTTACGTTAAAAGCCGATTCGATATTAAGGGAAGCTTTATCAGCAGCTTGTTTACAATCAGATTATTCAAACGTACAGGAATTAGAAAAACTTTATAAGGTTTTATGA